One Carya illinoinensis cultivar Pawnee chromosome 5, C.illinoinensisPawnee_v1, whole genome shotgun sequence genomic window, CACTTTTCATAACCGATGATCAAGATAAAATGAGTGTGAAAGTTTTCTATAGCCAATCTAGACAAGCAAGCAGCAGCACACACCTTCATGCTGTAACTTTTAATTGCAGTTTAATAGTCTGCTTATCAAACTATTCAAAACCGTTTCAAACGACATTCTCCTTCTCCTTAGTGAGAAATGGGTGAGAGCCAATTTTAACTCTAGatgtcttttttttatttttactagtgttgcattttatttattttgagatgttTATTAGAGACTTCCACTCTACTAAAACTTGTATCGCGTATcctttaatttttatcaatgaACAACttgtttagaaaaataaaaataaaaattagagcATAATTAGGCCAAAAACACTTACTAATTATTTCATTTGAGATAAGACATTAATCCTCATTATTAAAAtgcatataataaattttatctatATAAACGAGCCAAAACTATTAGGATGTAAAATCAACTGACAACTTTAGAATAATGGCTTATCCCATAGACATAAAAAATTCAGGTCATGGGTTGTTGTCTCGTCGACagaataactttttttattttgttttcctgACATTTGGGTCCACGGGACttagaaaagagaaaataaagcaTGATGTGTGACTACTGTAGTGTACAATTGAGTAGATTttgaatattctaaaaaatattccatatttaataaaataaaatatctttaacccatcattaaatttttttaaaattttaatataaaatataataaataatttaatcttttaaattttaaaataataataatattaaaacataatattataataatattttataaatttttaattatcatttcttcttaactcaatttaaaattttatttattaaataagatgaaaattttgaatttaaaataaaattttaaaattaaaaaaaaattatttattatattttatataaaaatttaaaaaaattataataataaaataaaaattaaaaattaaaaattaaagataattttttttttttttttaccaaaccATGACTGAGTCAAACGCAGCCACGTCAATTACAGAATCAAAGTAAAGCAAATCCAATTGCCTGTTTTCTCGAATTCAATATTCAACAGTACTTTACTCTTGAAGTAAAATACAAACTCCTCCCCAcatgcaatatatttatattatttttacaaaggTCACTGCCAGGCCCATCATTTCACTTCCAAAGACCCATCATTTCACTTCCGGCTAAAACCAGTACTCCCTACGTCCACCTTCACCCTCATCCTACCTCCCTCTTCGCTCTGTGGCATTCCATGGGCACCCTGGATATACAAACGCCCTCCAAATCCACGGACCCAGAAAAGCACGTCCCCTCAGGTGGTGAACATGCCGACGAGGAGGAGCTCTCTCCCATCGAAGAAGTCCGGCTAACTGTGGCCAACACCGACGACCCTACCCTCCCCATATGGACCTTCCGGATGTGGTTCCTTGGCTTACTCTCGTGTGCCCTCCTTTCCTTCCTCAACCAGTTCTTCGCTTATCGGACCGAGCCCCTCATCATAACCCAGATCACCGTCCAAGTGGCCACGCTCCCCATCGGTCGTTTCATGGCTTCCATCCTCCCGAAGACCAAGTTCCAGATACCCGGCTTCGGATCCCGGACGTTCTCGGTCAACCCGGGCCCGTTCAACATGAAAGAGCACGTCCTCATTTCAATCTTTGCTAATGCTGGAAGTGCATTTGGATCTGGGTCTGCATACGCTGTTGGTATTGTTACCATAATCAAAGCCTTCTACCACCGCAACATCTCGTTTGTTGCTGGCTGGCTTCTTATTACCACTACGCAGGTGAGATTCAGATGACGAAAAgttcaatatttttgtttgtattatTGCTGGGAATTATACACAATCCgagattttgaaattattaaaaacaaacaattctcttattttttagaaGCAAAAgtagttttattcttttatcatatatatatatatatatatatatatatatatatatatatatcatgtataaaagaagtaagaaataaaaaaggctCGTTAATGAATATCTTTGATTGCTCGTAGCTCCCAGCCCTTTTCTTAACTTGTATGTCTGGAGGCCATTGAAACGGGCCGATTCACACTATATTGATTACATGCATAGTTGATTGTTAGGTTTCCAAACtctcatgcatcttgtttggtTGATTTTGATACAATCTAACAttggaaaaataattatttttcctttctcttctaattttttttttttttttggaaagattCCCACCAATTTTTCAAAGTCGGTATGGGTTATTTATGTGAAGAAAGATGAATACTAACTTGGAGGATGGTTGCCTGCAGGTGTTGGGATACGGCTGGGCAGGGTTATTGAGGAAGTATGTGGTGGAGCCGGCACATATGTGGTGGCCGAGCACCCTCGTTCAGGTTTCACTTTTCCggtaagtgaaaaaaaaaaaaaaaattcaaattcataTACTCTCATGCAATTATTTATCACGCTGATATCGCcattcaatatttttctttcttttttattatttttaattgtttttttgggTCTTCATTCTCAAGATTCTTTTCAACGTTTTCGGTCTCCGCTGCCCAAAAGATGATGAAACTGAGACTGAAACCGAAAGCAAGAACCAAGTTTAATCTAGCCGATGGGTTTCAAAACTAttcattttacttttaaaatcaaatcttatcacAAGTGCATGCGTtcatactttttataaaaaaatataattattatacgcATTTATGTAACTTCACGGATCCTGATTTCATAGGATGCGAACAAAATTGACATTTCTAAACCTCAAACGATGAGATTCAAAATTTGTGGATTAACAAGTGGATGTGGTTGTGGGTTATACCTCACCCCACCTCACTGTACGGGGCAACTCATTTCTAAATAGGAGATAAGATTCTTCTCGAAATATTAAGtttataaagatattaattCATTGGTTGCagaaaataatatcttatttttttggCTATAAACCATACATTTATTGCCCTCAATTGAAGGGAGAACTAATTATTTTTCAGTGGCAATTCCATTATGGTTAATTGTATTTTCCAACCAAAAAGATGTTGCATCTGCCACCCATCTCGTGAAGTGGGACCCCacactaataattatttattaagggATCTATTTCAACAACCACACAACAGAGTCTTCTTACGTACGGTCATTTAATAAGTCCAAGGAACCACCACCCTTGAAagcaaatatattttaaagaattcaCAGTAAGAGGGATGATATTCACAGATATtctatatttatagattttacTCAAAACTCCGGTTAGTATGTCTCAGCCTCGCTGATAACGATGAAAACGAAGGTGAAAGAGACCCTAATACCAAAGGATGATCAGTGGCAATGTCAACGACTCAACTCTCAGCTATGTAGACATGCATGTCGTATTCATTTCACTGGTTAATTCTCAAGTAGAGTAGCATGCCAAAATGTGCGAGACTCCACTGAGGCAGTGTCATTAAAGCCTAAAGACGCACGTAAGGGCAAACGCCTCTaggcatttgaaaaaaaaaaaaaaaacctattctAATCCTTGATATAAACTTCATCGACATAAAATTCTGACCTATACATTTGCAGGGCTTTGCATGAACATGAGAATGAGCGCATGTCACGGGCAAAGTTCTTCCTGATTGCATTAATCTGCAGTTTCTCATGGTACCTGGTCCCGGGGTACCTCTTCTCAACACTCACAAGCATATCATGGGTCTGCTGGGTATTCTCCAAGTCAGTTACAGCCCAGCAGCTCGGTTCTGGCATGAAAGGCCTTGGACTTGGAGCTCTGACACTTGACTGGTCTGCTGTGGCATCTTTCTTGTTCAGCCCCCTCATCAGCCCTTTCTTCTCCATCGTCAACATTTTTGCAGGCTATGTATTGATAGTTTACATTGCAATCCCAACAGCATATTGGGCATTTGACATGTACAAGGCAAGTAGATTTCCTATTTTCTCGTCACACTTGTTTACAGCCCAAGGTCAAACATACAACATATCAGCCATTGTAAATGACAACTTTGAGCTAGATCTAGCAAAGTATCAGGAGCAAGGACGGATTCACTTAAGCATGTTTTTTGCTCTCACCTATGGCTTTGGATTTGCCACAATCGCATCCACCCTCACACATGTGGCATTTTTCTATGGCAGGTATATTCTCAATCAATTCTCAGGTGGTTAGATGTGAGATCTTTCATTGTTTCAAGAAATAGTAAGAATTGTACTGGTTAAGTTGAAGAAATAATTCTGTGGTCTGTCTGTATCATTAATTTACCAAGATGCCACAAAACAGAATAcctacaagattttttttttttttgggtaataTTCGTGGGTGTCCGGGTCAGCTTGCatgcacctcgactaatcccacggGGCCCTAAAATTAACGGCCAAGTAAACCTCTAGTGGCCTTGAGGAGATTCCAACTGGTGACTACCATTGGAGAGCAATCCCAAGGCCTGACCAATTAAACTACCCCTCAGTGTTACAAGATTTGAAAGTATTTTGCCTTCAATGTGCGAGATTTATTCCTCATCACAACAAGGTCTATTCTTTCTCAATGTGGCTTTAAAATTTGAACACTATTCGTTCTTTGAAAAATGAGCCAAGATGTTAAACAATACTCACAACTTCTCAAAAATTCCTGTTTATCCTATTCTCAGGAGTGCCCTTTCTGTATGCATGTGTATAAatgtttgtatgtatgtatgtatagataCATATAAAGATTCACGTAATCCAGATAGATAAGACCCTTTTCAAAGGAATCAAGAACACAAACACCCTTATCTCGCAAAAAGTTTGCAAGgttctgaaatttttataattatatttgtgaaGTCTCATgtcgtataaaaaaaaatatgtacagGGAAATTTATGAGCGGTATCATGCTTCTTACAAGGGCAAGGAGGACATCCATACCAAATTGATGAGGAGATACAAGGACATACCTACCTGGTGGTTCTACATTCTGCTTGGTGTGACACTTGCAGTTTCCTTAGTACTCTGCATATTTTTAAACAATCAGGTTCAGATGCCATGGTGGGGACTCCTCTTTGCTGCAGCCATGGCCTTTATTTTCACTCTTCCAATCAGCATCATAACTGCCACGACAAACCAGGTTATTGGGAGAATACATTTTTCTACTTCTTTTGCTCATCTTGCAGCAAGAGATCTATATGTCTTAAGTAATTGAAATTACCATTAATGGGTTATCTCAACTGTGTCATGCAAGCTGTGTCATGCCAAGCTTAGTTTTTCATACATCACATAAGACTTATGAACTCTACTAGGTTTAATAATTGGGAAATATTCTAGCcacaaaagaattatacaaaaataatcctacaaactgatgtggtttaATGTGGTTCGTccgattgtaaagttacttttcttgtaaagtagatttaaaaaatcaaatgaagCCACGTCagtttgtgtgattgttttgtATAATTCATTTGTAGATGTAGCAGTACTCTTAATAATATAAGGATAAAATTTAACATAGCTTCAAAGAAACTAGCTATTATATTAAAACAGCTCCAGTCAGATAGAATTACCAGATCACATCACTATCATTAATGATTTTAGCTTGTTTCAGCATAATTTTCTCGAATTCACTCATTAATATAAGCACAGTTTTCATTTCCATATCTGAATAAAAGTTGCTATTTGTCAATTAACAATCTAATGTTCTATATACAGACACCGGGGCTAAACATTATCACGGAGTATGCAATGGGTCTAATATACCCTGGAAGACCAATAGCCAATGTTTGCTTCAAAACCTATGGATACATGAGCATGGCTCAGGCTGTCTCTTTCCTCAGTGATTTTAAGCTGGGACACTATATGAAGATTCCTCCAAGATCAATGTTCTTAGTTCAGGTGCAATTTTCTTTCCTAcaatcaacaaatcaaaagaaACAAACATAAGTTTCGACATTTATTTACCATTGTTTAGCCAGTAGATCCTCTTAACACTTGAGTAAGGTACAAATTGCTTGATAATTTGCATGGAGAAGCAAAGCATATTAGATTTGTATGGGACGATTTTTCACCTAATTTCATGTCGTTAGAACGACTATTTAAATTATCCATCAACTCCCCAATTTCTTTAagctatatttttttctcattttttctaCAAAATTATTGATAAGTTGTTCCTCTGCTGCATTGGTGCATGTCTATTCCTAGTTCATAGGAACAATTCTGGCTGGAACCATCAACCTTGCGGTGGCAATGTGGTTGCTGGACTCCATAAAGAACATATGCCAGGATGATCTTCTTCCTGCTGACAGTCCCTGGACATGCCCTGGAGACCGAGTCTTCTTTGATGCATCTGTTATATGGGGTCTGGTAGGACCAAAACGGATCTTTGGAACACTTGGAAACTATGGGATGATGAATTGGTTCTTCCTTGGAGGTGCAATAGGGCCATTTATTGTTTGGCTGTTGCACAAGGCATTTCCCAAGCAAAATTGGATTCCTCTCATTAACCTTCCAGTCCTTCTTGGAGCAACTGGAATGATGCCACCGGCAACACCATTGAACTACAATGCATGGATTCTTGTTGGaacaattttcaactttttcatcttccGTTACAGAAAGCAGTGGTGGCAGAGATACAATTACATTCTTTCAGCAGCATTGGATGCTGGCGTGGCTTTCATGGGAGTGCTATTGTACTTTTCAGTGGGCATGGAAGGGAAAGGTTTGACCTGGTGGGGTACCGATGGTGAACATTGTCCATTAGCAACATGTCCAACAGCCAAGGGTATAGCTGTTGATGGTTGTCCAGTGAACTAACTTGAATGCTTCTATGTCATACAAGATTTTCGCGCTTCTAACGTTGTGCAACATATACAAGTGGGAATTACTATGATGGTGGGATTTTAAATTTGGACTAGATAAATGGTGGGGATGTTATGTATTATAGAAGTCATAATATTTTGTGCAAATTAACCTTTGAGTTTAAGTGCATATTGTTGTGTATATCTTTTGATTTAGCCCTTAACAGCAAcaaaccttttattttttttattccttagCAGCAGtacaccttttttttaataatattttatttaattttcatctcatttaatatCTTATCACAACTTAATTTACGTATCGAAACTTTTGAGCCCATCGAATTACATGCCAGTCATTCGAGCTCGCGATACAATACACCTGACTCAACTGAAACTGCATTCAAGCAACATGGTCATGATTCAAAATCTCTATAGAGGAATTCCCATCATTAACATtgcattattatattttttctgatGAGTACAATCCCAAATACATGACAACACCCATAATCATGGGGATGGTTGCAATGTGTATAAATGAGATTTTGCAGAAGTATGTGGAGTATAAGTAGAAACAAGTGCAAGTATGGCTAGATTAACATCATATATACAATGAAaatattggaaaaataaagGATCCTTGTTATGAAGAACTTTTCTTATACAATTGgagatatgatatatatatatatatatgttttataagaagaatttattaatccacataattaggcatagcccaagtacaagaAGCATACAAGAGAACACCTCCTAATAAGTGCTGGGGAGATATGATATAAAATAAGGCACAGACAAGGATAgcaatttcctttcttttcttttggtcGCGAATATGCATGTCAAATCAGAGGTGCAAGTACTCACATATTAAGAGCTACAAATTGAAACCATGCCCTATTAAAACTTTTTCGACAAGACTCATAATCAAGTTGTACATTAACGAAATGAAGAGCTCAGATACCAGTGCATTCCTTGACATAAAAAACTGCTTCTAACCATGCTTTTCTGCATGACGATGAACTGAAATTCTCTATATTAGAAGTTTTTACTGCACTATCATTGAATTCTTACAGTGTAGAGGTGTTTCGTATATCATAGAACTGGGGCAACTGAGACCGGTGTAATCTGTTTTAATTGTTCTCGATCGCATTCACACACCAAAAACAAATGTTCACAATCTgataatttttttggttcagAATACTGGTCCTAAATTCGAtacttttaaattgaaaattggaGTACAGATTAGAAGGATAGTTTTTCACGCCTTGATATGCTCATGATGAGTTCACGCTAGCCACTGGTTATACTCATCCATCCGAATAATGAAGGAGCTAGAACTTGGGGAACCTCCTCCACCATATGCCTTCATGTCCCAAGATGTGGACTCAATAATTTAGCCCAAAAAATTCCTACTTAAGAAATTAATACAAGATATTAAAAATACAGTTTAGTTAACAATGATGCAAACCTTTGCAACTTCAGAGGTATCAATGGCATCGTCGGTACTCCTCAAGCACATCTTAAGATTCTTTCGTTGCATGTAAACAACAGCTCCTATAGGCCTGACACCATCAACGGGTGAAGACTAAGACAAATTATAATCAACTATCAATGACTTGATGATTCTAATaccaaaatggaaaaaatagcagtttagaaatgagataaaatttactatataaaatatatatattttatattaaactaCAACTATTTAGAATTGACTAAACTAAAACTATTAGTTTAGAAATgactaaaactaaaattaattcattgaaaattgcattttttttactatttcttGACCAGCATATAATTCAAAGGAAAATATTAACTTTGCCCCAAACCCCCTAGATATGTAATTGATGGCATGAACAAGGACTTTTCAGTGATACGAATCTACAAGAATACGGAAATTGAGTTACACCTTTTCTTAGACAAATTACCTTAGACCAGCTGCAGCACTTTTTACGCTAATTTGCTTGCCAATTTCATCAATTAAGTTGGAATTCTGATCCACTTTAACTCCCTAAAAGTACAATGAGGAAACAAAAACTCACTTAAGATGCTATGGGGGAAAAGTACTGCATCTTAAGCGTTTCATATGAAATTACAATGATTCAAAAAATTGTTCCATGATAATATGGTTGAGAAAATGGCCTTGAAACTCCCATATCCGAAATAAAGCCAACCATATTGGAGTAGGAGCAGACCAAATAAAAGTAGGACATATATAATAGAATGAGAATCTGTTGTGAGTTATCATTACCAGACACACTCCGTATAATCCCCTGCCTAATTGAACTTTGAAAACATTACCCAGCGAATTATGTGCAGCAGTGCGGAGAGATTCCATATAGGAATTTCCCTTAGTAATTAGATCATTGGAACTTAACTCCAGTAACTGCCACAGAAATGATCCAAACCAGGTTAAAGAGGCTAAAACTTTGAAACCAAAATATGATGTCAAAAATAGAAACGAAGAGGCAAACCAAGAACAGGTTCCAATTTCAAAATACAAACCCAGTGGTAATAGAATACGCCAAAGTAATAGCCATTCAAGGTCAAAATTTGGAAAACATCAATTTGAGAAATTTGAATCTAGAGATGATGCATCAATACTAATTTGAATACATGTCCGTCTGACTATTCATCAGGTAAACAATCACTTTTAAACCATTGTTACGTGCCTACAATAGCATTTGGATTTAGGTGAACTTAAATGTACTTTTACCTAAATAAAGTGCTTACACAGacctttttttattggcactgagTGTCTGGGAATAGCACCCAGACTAATCTCGGAAGTGCACAGgtcctcggcaaggagtttctcACCAGTAAACAACAGGTAATTTAAGGGAAAAATCCCCCAatccgatggcccctagaaattTTTTGCACTCAATGAGATTCAAACCTTAGTCCTGGAGGGAACATACCTCAAAGACCAAGGCCTTTGCCACTTGAGCCAATCCCTAGGGGTTTACACAGACATAGGATGTATACAAAGTAgcaggtatttcctttgtatgcgtcctgtgtacttgggcttatgcctatttcttgggaataaaatcttttagtacttataaaaaatatatatatatatatatatatatatatataaatataggactcaagttttttttccttctattagACATTTACTCTGGATTCCAGCAGAAGCAGAAGTCAGCATACAAGCAGCAGCAAACACTAACAGAAAGTAGTGAAGTacccaataaaaaaattatcatgaaCTAGGGAGTGTGAAAAATAACATAGAAGTAGAATTtcagaaataaaaggaaaagcATCAAACTTTGAAATTCCAAACCTGTTCATACACGTATGGATTAGTGATGCAGTTCAACCTTGAGCGCCATTCCCTAAGTCCAATATTAAATGCCCTAATATCTGCTAAGCTCCATCGGCGAAGATCTCCATCCTCAATAAACTTGAGAATTATTTCCATGCGATCTTGGTCTTTCGGGTCTAACAAACTTGCAACCAAccccttatttaaaaaaagaacgaaaaaataagaaaagaaaaaagaagaataccTTCATGTCTCAGTTATCCTGAACGCAAGGTGCTAGGAACTAAAGAATAGAAGATAATAATCTCATTTCTACTTACATTAGTAAATGTCATATCAGTAAGTTTATCAGAAAAGTAATCATACACAGCACGAGAGCTACTCTTCTCAAAATCTATATGAAATATGAGGTTATCAGGATGATCTTCGGCAGGGAGAATCTGCGCAAGTACTGATTTTCGGTGATCAAAACCTATGATCCTAATTGgatcaacaacaaaaaataagttACAGCTTGCACAGTCGACCcagttgaaaaagaaaataaaacaaaaccattGGCCAGTTAAGATGAATACttgaagataattttttaaataaacagaTACTTGAAAATAAACTGACGACTGACGACCGGACATATCAGCTTAGCTTACTCGCATGATGACCGCTGTGCAAGTTTCATAGCAAATCCTTTTGGACCAAGGAAGTCAAGCAGATAGCATCGCTTAAGCCCTTCTATGTATAGATCTTCAACCctaaaatagaagaaaatatatattaaatcactaattTAAGGATCTGTTTTTTTTCTGAcagttttacttatcaaaaaaatttaaggatCTGTTTGGTTGCTCGAAGAACCTGAAAAACCAAAGCACTACAAAAATTTAATACTGTAATCTTCTTTTTATCCCAACTAAGTTAAAGGTTGATGTCAGCCGAGCCCAATGCAAGAAATGAGTCTTAGCTGAGCAATCAATCTCTCACAAACTTAACTATAGAACCCAAAACTACATACAAAGTTTCAGTGTGAAGCATAGAGCGTTTGAATATGAACAGGGGCGAGCAAATGCAAGCTATAAAAGTATATTATACCGAATACGATCAGTCTGTTAGAtaataaaatttccttttactttcatttattttctttccacttcGTTTCTTGCACGTTCTCGACATCCAAAGCAAGCCCCCAATAAGCACAAAACGTaaaccaagaatttcaaaagcaAGGAGTGTACTCAAAGCCTTTTCTTTCTACACGTCCAAATATCCGTGCgggtaaagagagagagagagcgcaccAGAGAGGCTCAACGGAAGAGAAAGGCAAAATGAGGCAAGGGAGATTAAGGCGAGAGTGGAAGAGGTGGGCGAAGAGAGCCGAGAAAGCTCCAGAGAAAGAGGGGTAGTTGTAGAGCACTAAGTTGGGGACTTTATCTTCCGAAGCTTTGGATAGGGCCTCCAGTGCAGCGTCTGACCGGAAGCTCCGAGCTCCAGCTCTCAACGCAGAGAGAGGCCTCCATCTTTGGAGAAGGGCGTGAGTCATGGATATTCCGAAATTCCTTCGACACATCCGACggagaagaagagaaattgcCCAGTACCAGCTATTCGGCCTACGCCTTAATTTTAAGGGCTTTATTCTCCAACGCGGTCCAGCCCAGCCCAGCCCACTTACTCAGGGTTTTGGAGTCATCCTTTGGGCTTTCCGTGTGCGAGTGAATACATAGAATTGTAAatgatatttagtaatttactaCACCTACCTGCCAAAGCCATGGCCCATCACTGGCATTTTACTGAGGCTACGAGCGGGCCGTCCAATCTTTATAGGTGGACGTACTGCtagttcaatttttttatatttgtgattttattttaaatattttttaacaactttaattattaaaaataaataaataaatacaaagttttattaatatttatttactgaGCAGTAAAATTAAGGGTGCAAACTCATGAAATCATTTCGTATTTTTCTTACATTTATGGTCAGCTGGATCACATGATTAACAATAGgagcaaaaacaaaacataaatttcaattttttaaaattatttccaactctctctaaacaaaaacaaaaaatcacttTATTCAATGGCCTTTATTTGACCCAACCAATTCCTCTAAAATTATTGACAAAATAAAAGGAGAATTGTTACTCTTCCAGATGGAGGGTTTcgattgattttatttatttatttaatgattaagaaattattttttaatattttaaaaaaattattaaaaaaacaatagtttaaaaaattggaataggtgttttcttaagaaaaaatttaataatattaaaaatatataaaaaaaaaaattgctgtaTCGGAATTTCAATCTGGATTCTTCATGTGACCTTAGAGccattcaaataaaaaactcatattttataggattatttatatattgctcGTTATTTAGAGCATTGTTAATAaattatgcatatataaaaataaactaacttTTAACtattataaatgaaatgagGGTTGCAATGGATTAgttaaatctaaattatttagCTTTCGGGTATAATATtggtaaatataaaataaaatttgattgttCATGTTTAAggagcaaatatttattttattactttatattaCTCTTGAttactaattaaattataatgtaattacaattaatatataataggtagaatagtaaaatatgataaaataaaattaattaataattaaaaaaattaaatattttttaattattaattacttattataatataatgaaTAGATGGATAATTCAATATGAAGATTTTATGTgaatagttaaaattaaattaattttatattattttattattatataataaaaaaataactattttaatgtaaaaatttatgtgaataaaatagataaaaattaaatttattttatatttattaaaattatcttttaattttatataa contains:
- the LOC122311018 gene encoding oligopeptide transporter 4-like, coding for MGTLDIQTPSKSTDPEKHVPSGGEHADEEELSPIEEVRLTVANTDDPTLPIWTFRMWFLGLLSCALLSFLNQFFAYRTEPLIITQITVQVATLPIGRFMASILPKTKFQIPGFGSRTFSVNPGPFNMKEHVLISIFANAGSAFGSGSAYAVGIVTIIKAFYHRNISFVAGWLLITTTQVLGYGWAGLLRKYVVEPAHMWWPSTLVQVSLFRALHEHENERMSRAKFFLIALICSFSWYLVPGYLFSTLTSISWVCWVFSKSVTAQQLGSGMKGLGLGALTLDWSAVASFLFSPLISPFFSIVNIFAGYVLIVYIAIPTAYWAFDMYKASRFPIFSSHLFTAQGQTYNISAIVNDNFELDLAKYQEQGRIHLSMFFALTYGFGFATIASTLTHVAFFYGREIYERYHASYKGKEDIHTKLMRRYKDIPTWWFYILLGVTLAVSLVLCIFLNNQVQMPWWGLLFAAAMAFIFTLPISIITATTNQTPGLNIITEYAMGLIYPGRPIANVCFKTYGYMSMAQAVSFLSDFKLGHYMKIPPRSMFLVQFIGTILAGTINLAVAMWLLDSIKNICQDDLLPADSPWTCPGDRVFFDASVIWGLVGPKRIFGTLGNYGMMNWFFLGGAIGPFIVWLLHKAFPKQNWIPLINLPVLLGATGMMPPATPLNYNAWILVGTIFNFFIFRYRKQWWQRYNYILSAALDAGVAFMGVLLYFSVGMEGKGLTWWGTDGEHCPLATCPTAKGIAVDGCPVN
- the LOC122311019 gene encoding uncharacterized protein LOC122311019 isoform X2 encodes the protein MCRRNFGISMTHALLQRWRPLSALRAGARSFRSDAALEALSKASEDKVPNLVLYNYPSFSGAFSALFAHLFHSRLNLPCLILPFSSVEPLWVEDLYIEGLKRCYLLDFLGPKGFAMKLAQRSSCEIIGFDHRKSVLAQILPAEDHPDNLIFHIDFEKSSSRAVYDYFSDKLTDMTFTNGLVASLLDPKDQDRMEIILKFIEDGDLRRWSLADIRAFNIGLREWRSRLNCITNPYVYEQLLELSSNDLITKGNSYMESLRTAAHNSLGNVFKVQLGRGLYGVCLGVKVDQNSNLIDEIGKQISVKSAAAGLRPIGAVVYMQRKNLKMCLRSTDDAIDTSEVAKL
- the LOC122311019 gene encoding uncharacterized protein LOC122311019 isoform X1 — protein: MCRRNFGISMTHALLQRWRPLSALRAGARSFRSDAALEALSKASEDKVPNLVLYNYPSFSGAFSALFAHLFHSRLNLPCLILPFSSVEPLWVEDLYIEGLKRCYLLDFLGPKGFAMKLAQRSSCEIIGFDHRKSVLAQILPAEDHPDNLIFHIDFEKSSSRAVYDYFSDKLTDMTFTNGLVASLLDPKDQDRMEIILKFIEDGDLRRWSLADIRAFNIGLREWRSRLNCITNPYVYEQLLELSSNDLITKGNSYMESLRTAAHNSLGNVFKVQLGRGLYGVCLGVKVDQNSNLIDEIGKQISVKSAAAGLRPIGAVVYMQRKNLKMCLRSTDDAIDTSEVAKAYGGGGSPSSSSFIIRMDEYNQWLA